A window of Punica granatum isolate Tunisia-2019 chromosome 8, ASM765513v2, whole genome shotgun sequence genomic DNA:
CATGAAAATTTCGGAGCGTAAAAGGGTCGATGATCTCTTTTATCGTATCATAGCTTCACTGTTTTACTCGATACTTGTAACTTGTAGATACTGAATTTGgataatgaatatatatattagtttcaTTTATTTCGATGAAAATTAGTCATCAATAGatgtaaaattataaaaatgagaCATGATAACTTAGTTGGCAAAAGCATGGCCGCAAACATGGGTTATGGTTGGTATTGATGATGATGCATGATTAGGCAACCGACCATCAATAAAGCGGATTAATAAGACAGTATGAAATATGTTTATAGAAGAGTCAAGAAGggtactaattaattaattactagaGTAAAACCCCTTATTTTTTCCTGATTAAAGAAATTTATCGATATATGCAACACTTTTGATAGAATTACCCTAAAAACCATGATGTATATGAATATGACATTTCAATTGCTAATTTAACGAGCATATTTTGTGTCCAATTGGTTAATTTATTTCTtctaattatatgtatagttTGTGGTTATGGACCGAGGAGAGCATATTCTATGAAGTGACCACATATTCGTAACCCCTTTTTCCCCTTGATCATAACCACATTATATAATCggatttaatataattaagcTAAGATAAAGAAAAGATAATGGTCGAgagattaattaatcaaatcttTCTTGTAGCCTGATATCCTTCTGTCAATCACGGAATAGTGGACTAAAAGCAACAAACAACAATTAATAACCTTATCTCTATCATACTTTATATCAATAAATAATCAATCCTCTAGCTATTgcattagaaaaaaaaatatcgcAAACTATGCCAATTGTGATTTAGTAACATTATTATTTCCCCGACCTGCAATACCCGTACAGGACGTATATTGGCGCCAATAATTGATGCCCTTCAATAACtttccataaaaaattaaatgaattaatcTCATAATTAATTGTGCAATATTAGTATGGCTATTTCTTCCACCATGTAATTTGAGCCGCCAGACGACATCGTAgcattacttaattaattatattgaaCTGTCCTTCGGATAAGGAGGAATTCTTTGCTGGCtcttggaatttttttttttttttatgttaagTCCAGCAATGATGATGTAAGTAAAACTAATCCCTGCTTATATTAATACGAATAGAGTCGGAGTATAATAAAAACTATTCATAGGTGTCGTAATGCGATAGTTGAAGAATCCTTTTATTGTCCTTTCGAAAGaccctttatatatatatatatatatataaagattttGTGTGGCTGGATAATCATTACATGCcagaaaagaaatgaagaatcatttaattttctgttaataaataaataaataaatactgaAGCAGTTGAAAGGTTAATGTATATTACAAGTCAATTCTTCGACCGCCCCAAGTAAATAAAATGCATATCCAGAGATATCAAACATCATCATTTTCTCTAATGATATTTTCCTCTTACTATTTTATTATCAGACCACAAGatgtttttaatttattatcagACCACAAGATATTACTTTACTCTGAtgttttcaatttattatcAGACCACAAGATATTACTTTACTCTGATCATGAAGTGTTTTCGTTTGAAAtcctatcaaaaaaataatttttattatggaATGGAATTGACCAGTGTTTTTTAtgctagatttttttttccttcctttcttgAGCAAGCGAGTAGTTTCATTAACATACTCGAGAACTGGAAGTGGTATTCCAGGCCCATCACCTAGTGGGCCAGTCCCAAAAACAAATGTGGGTGGACCAGGCCCATCAACTTTTGGGCTTAGTTCCATCTCTATCAACGATCGTCCTGCGGTGCAACACATTGGATCACATTCCCATTTTCCAAGCACAAAATTGTACCATTAAGCGGAAGACATGAACCAACCGttgttcttctccttcttcttcctttttttttttttttttttgagaggGATATAGTGCTATGCTCGGAAAGCTGGCCTACGACCCGGTGAATGATTCTCGGTAAAGTACGAGTTTGAATGAGTTCATAGCCTACTCATGTGCCTATGATGGGCAATAAAACTCGCATTTTCCCCTAACCTCCGAGTAATTTGTTCCCAGCTTGATGCCTTCCATGTATTCAAGGAGAAGTTAACGCCATACAACTTAGTTGTCTGACATCAATGTTGGAGGGAAATTTGATGAGTTTGTGTTCCAAATTTCTGCAACTTGGAGTTCCTAGAGTTGCTCCAGAGATAAGCTCAAGTGttccatttgtgaaattactACATGATGTCCCGTTTTCCGAATAGCTCAACTACAAGGTCATTAGGCATATGCTCTCTCTCATACGAATGGTGGTTAGGGTTGCTCGGGACTCGAGAACGTGTTACCTCTAGTACAAACCCCACGAGGCATCTTTAGCCGGCATAAACCTTCGTTCTTGATTCAGCATGTGAATTAGATGCATTAAATGTCGAAGACACTAGGAAGGAAGGAATCAATGTAATAATCAGTATAACAATCAAGGGTATAAAGAATGAATTAACCATATACATTATAAAATTATGGATACAAGCGTACACCCCAAACTTTTGATACGGAAAATTCCTAGCCTTTAGATTTGCCCATCCAATATCTATACGTGTAACATCAAACGCCGGCTTGGTTCACCGTATCAACACGAATGCCCGCGAGCTCTATTATCACGCTGCCCGAGTCCGCTTGTGACCAAGTGAGTCCCCAAGGAACGTCTTTGCAGCGTCCAAGCTTGGGAAATAGGTCGGCTCGAGGAACACCCGACTGAGTGACTCGCCCTCCTCTCTCGCCTCCAGGCTCCCCATAACTGCGGCGACCACCTGCTTGTTCGCGTAGAAGAACCTCTTTACTGCGGCCTCAACTGATTGGAGGCCCTGAAGGAGATGGATCTTCTCCGGGCCAGCCTTATCCCGGTACAGCCTCATCGCTGCCTCCTGGACCCTTGGCCCCCCGGCGGGGTCCACCTCTACACCGAGGACGTTGGGTACCCACTGCCGAAGGTCCCTGCACCGGCGTGTGAGCTCTACGAGCGCAGCTGACCGGAAGCAGAATGGTGCTGGCTCGCTCTTGATCTCGAGCTGGCTCTTTAGGCGGAGGAAGTCCGCCGGGTCCATCAACAGGTGGAGGTCCTCAATCTCCGCGAGGAGCTTCCAGACTCTCTCAAGGAGGAAGCAGTCGCTCGCTGCGATATCAAATCTCTTCGACTCTATCCTCCCTCCGATCCTATTCAACAGCTCCAATGCCGACTGGACCCACGACTCGAGGATCTGGTGGATTGTGTATAGAGTTTGATTCTCGTGGTTTTGGATCTGATCGCTGTAAGGATTCTGCCTCAATGCATGGACCGCGTGCGGCTTGACGATTCCGTCATAGTCGAGGCTCTGTTTCGCGGCGAGGTTCGGCTCCCCAAGGCCGAGGGTGTATGGACATCGCCGCATCGCGCCCTCGATTAGGTACTGTATCCTCTCTGCAGCCGCCTCTGACCGCCTCCATGCAGCCAGCCGCGGCAGCAGGCTGGCCTCGCTGGTGCAGCTCACAACAGTGTTGTCACCGGCCGTGAGCCGCCAAACCTCCGCCGAGCTCCCTCCACGGGCGAGCTTGCCACCACTGAAAGAGGGTGCGCTGGCAATTGGCGCTGTGCCCTCCCCACTTTCAACCAGGGCTGACACAAGCTGGAGTTCGGTTGCTGTGATAGACTCGAGCTGCCGCTCCCACTCGCTGGAGTTCACATAAGGCCTGGGGTCGGACAACACGGTCGACAAGAACCTGAATGTTATCTCGAGAGCTTGCAGAGCGGGTCTGATAAACGGCTCGCTCTTCCATTCCGGGGACTCTCGGCAGCTCCATAGCTTCCTCAGCTCGGGGAGGCGCAGGTAGTGCTCGTAGGCGGAGCAAGCAGAGGAGGATGCGGTTTCCAACTCCGCAGGGCAGCCGCCTCGGAGCGGGGCAGGTATGAGGACGGTGAGCTTGTTTGGGAGCTTCGGGAGGGACTTGTTCGGGATGCTATCGGAGGACACGACCCGCTTCGATTTCCAATCTAAATCCACCATCTTCTACGATTGATCGATGAACAATTGAGCATGAGAGTCAAAGAACTCGTGGTGTTGTGTTGGATGGAAGGGAAGGACATAAGGAAGGTGCGTATATATAGGGCGGAAGGATAGGAAGAGGGAAGCGTGTGGAAAGCGGAATGGAATAAGAAGCCGCAAAGCAATAGCACATGAAGCATATGGAATTTCTGAAAAATAGGCTAATCTTCGAAAAGGAAAATTCGaaatgaatattaatttttcatcaatttattaattatttgctGGTCATTTTTGAATGatggaatatattttcttcCTAAGAAAAGTCTTGGACTAATGTCTGCATTTTTGTATTTTCGGCTGGATAAAAAATGAGCCTTTTTCCCTTTATGGATTACTTTCTATCTGGAAGATGttattccttcttcttcttctttttactatttattatcaagaaaaaaaaagtataattttcTTTACAGCTAAAAAGAATACTCACAAAGAAATATCATAATTCCTCTAATAGAATAAAATCTGCATGACGAACTTAATTTGCATAGAgtattaatttcaaaacaaagaTTCAGATatgattatgttatattaAGGTGCGAGTAATGATTTTCGCAAGGATACAGCAAGTTTGATGTTACATTTATACTCAATAGACAACATAATTTTCCATAATACTCGATATAACATAAGAGTCATGATTTTCAATAATACTAAACAGACTGGAATATCAACGTTAGTAAATTAATATAGAATATGATTTATAATCGGTATATTATGCGATGTGCACACCATTCACATTACAGTCAATAATtccatttaaaaattaattctatTCGAACTCTTTGTTCTCGACACGAATTGTTCTCGTATCTCGAACTTTtatgatataaaatatatgaaaattttgtaaattttataattagagagagagagagagagagaagaaaagaatatTCCAAGggggtagagagagagagaggaagatgaAGCTTATCCATTTGGTTGGGATGAGCCAGCATAGGAataggaagaagatgaagattggTCTCCTCCATCAACCTTTGCATTTGCATAGCATGGCATGTTGGAATCGTTGATCTGTTTGACTTTTGGTCTTTGTCTTCTTCCCCCTCTCAGCTATCTCCTCGAAGCAGCCTCGTAGCCGACCACTATCCCACCGCCACGTcatcttctcttcttcattcATTCCCCCCACAGCTTTCCTATCCCGTCCATCGACACCcttatctttttctcttttccattttccgaGAGTAATGTTTTCTCAAAGTTCTACTTTGCCCTCTCAACTTTACATCCCATCTCAATCCACTCTTAATATTCACCCTTCTATTTCTTAGTGAAATCACGAAATGTCTGCaacttattatttaaaattaatttattttttaatactttGAAACTAATTTCACTCGAATACTATAAGTCAATTTCGTCCAAGGCATTTCCGCTGGATTATGAATTTTTCGCACTCCTAGATGCGCACGTACTTGAACCGTGAGAAAGGTAACCATTATGCATTGTTCATCACTTTAGGCGAAAAACCTTCTGGTTGCTTGCACAATGGTTTTGGTATCTTTCATGGTTATCCATCGAAGCCCTTCGTCTTTTAACTAACggatttctcatttttcaatGTATAGATAATCTGCGAGCTTTATAAATGAACTATAAATTAAACgaatatatcaaatatcacttttttttccatgtaaACCATCTACATTTAGGAAGTTTAATAGACCTCGAATAAATTCGGTTCAAGACGGATTAttcattaaaagataaaactctttcaataatatattttattcattcTCGCCACGAAAAGCTAGTTGCTCTTGTGAGAATATAGAATTCCCTAATACTTATCCCCGGCCCACCACCGCTCTGCACTAGGCGTCTTAACGACGGACGACCCCTACATTGATTTTCTAGATTTCGAACCTGTGACCCGCAAGACTTTCTTGGACTCTGATACCATCTCGCTACGAAAAACTAGCTGTCCGTGTGAGGGCACAAAATTCCCTAATACTAATCCAGACTTAAATTAGAGATCTCACTTAAAGAACGCGGGTCGTAAAATATCGTTCTAAATAGGATATATAATGGCATTGAATTAACTTGAGTCTGTGAAATTCAGTTAATTATCCACCCTGTCCTGACCAAAGCCATTTATATCGTGCCCGATACATAACTCATATAATGACTTTCTATAGATTTCTAACAATATATCATCATATCCTATGTTTGTGGAGTGATTATCGGTTCATCGAATTCAgatgattaattattttatttttagctAGGACGAGGATGAATATATACATCCTAACAGTAACAATACATACAAATTTTGACTTTGGGACAGAAACATTTCCCTACTGCATTGACCTCAATTTTATGATATATAGGGCTTTACCTAATTAAGCTGTTGTGAGCTTGCATATTAAGAATtaagaaaaactaaaataggaattGGTTTTCGTCTCTATCAATTTGGGATCAAAGTTGGGGTGGTTTCCTAGGATGCTTCAAGGATCAGTTCTTGGATTAGTCAAATGGTCGATAAAGTATGACATATTATTTTAAGTCAACACAAATATCGACCGATAAAGATCGGTATTCAATGTATAACCGCTGCGAACATGACCCACAAATTAAAGATATAATCGCCCTAAGTTTGTGGATGATATAGGTCATTGGGGTTGTATGGGGTCCTCAACCTCTCGATATCACACAAGTTCATTTCACTCCAAAGAAAACATACGATACTTAAATTCAAAAACAAATATAGCCTAAATTAAagtttgataaaaaaaaaaagct
This region includes:
- the LOC116189126 gene encoding nematode resistance protein-like HSPRO2 → MVDLDWKSKRVVSSDSIPNKSLPKLPNKLTVLIPAPLRGGCPAELETASSSACSAYEHYLRLPELRKLWSCRESPEWKSEPFIRPALQALEITFRFLSTVLSDPRPYVNSSEWERQLESITATELQLVSALVESGEGTAPIASAPSFSGGKLARGGSSAEVWRLTAGDNTVVSCTSEASLLPRLAAWRRSEAAAERIQYLIEGAMRRCPYTLGLGEPNLAAKQSLDYDGIVKPHAVHALRQNPYSDQIQNHENQTLYTIHQILESWVQSALELLNRIGGRIESKRFDIAASDCFLLERVWKLLAEIEDLHLLMDPADFLRLKSQLEIKSEPAPFCFRSAALVELTRRCRDLRQWVPNVLGVEVDPAGGPRVQEAAMRLYRDKAGPEKIHLLQGLQSVEAAVKRFFYANKQVVAAVMGSLEAREEGESLSRVFLEPTYFPSLDAAKTFLGDSLGHKRTRAA